The following are encoded in a window of Hemiscyllium ocellatum isolate sHemOce1 chromosome 35, sHemOce1.pat.X.cur, whole genome shotgun sequence genomic DNA:
- the LOC132832985 gene encoding zinc finger protein 271-like isoform X1 has product MEMKQFKCEVCERGFAKSSTLVSHRRIHTGEKPFVCEVCNRSFTQLSSLVKHWLIHTGEKPFTCKVCDKSFSESSSLRVHQRIHTGEKPFTCEVCDKSFSESSTLRRHERIHTGEKPFTCEVCDKSFSQISTLRVHQRIHTGEKPFTCEVCDKSFSDLSTLRRHQRIHTGEKPFKCEVCEKSFSNSSHLRRHQPIHTGVKPFTCVVCDKSFSDSSSLLLHQRVHTGEKPFKCEVCDKSFSEASTLHVHQRIHTGEKPFVCEVCDKSFSETSTLRRHERIHTGEKPFVCEVCDKSFSQTSTLRVHQRIHTGEKPFTCEVCDKSFSDLSTLRRHQLIHTGEKPFTCDVCDKSFLTSSHLRRHQPVHTGEKPFLCVVCDKSFSVSSSLLHHQRVHTGEKPFTCEVCKKSFSESLTLRRHHRIHTGEKPFRCEVCNKSFSRSSTLRVHQRIHTGEKPFTCEVCDKSFSDLSSFCVHQRIHTGEKPFTCEVCDKSFSRSSHLRKHQRIHTREKSFTCNVCGKSFSDSSSLLLHQKTHTGEYPFSSEIVMNLP; this is encoded by the coding sequence ATGGAAATGAAACAATTCAAGTGTGAGGTCTGTGAACGAGGTTTTGCAAAGTCATCAACACTGGTGAGTCACCGAcgtattcacactggggagaaaccattcgTATGTGAGGTGTGTAACAGGAGCTTTACACAGCTCTCAAGCCTGGTGAAACACTGGCttattcacactggggagaagccatttaCCTGCAAGGTGTGTGATAAATCATTCTCAGAGTCATCATCCCTCCGGGTTCACCAGCGTattcacaccggggagaaacCCTTCAcatgtgaggtgtgtgacaaatcattttcAGAGTCATCAACTCTTCGCAGACACGAACGCattcacaccggggagaaacCCTTCAcatgtgaggtgtgtgacaaatcattctcgcAGATATCGACTCTGCGCGTGCATCAACGCATTCACacgggggagaaaccattcacttgTGAAGTATGTGACAAGTCATTCTCCGACTTATCAACCCTGCGCAGACACCAACGCATTcatacaggggagaaaccattcaaatgtgaggtgtgtgagaaatcattctCAAATTCTTCACACCTCCGCAGACACCAACCCATTCACACTGGGGTAAAACCATTCACGTGTGTGGTGTGTGACAAGTCATTCTCTGATTCATCAAGTCTCCTGCTCCATCAGAgagtccacacaggggagaaacctttCAAGTGTGAGGTGTGTGATAAATCATTCTCAGAGGCATCCACCCTCCATGTGCACCAACGCAtccacacaggagagaaaccTTTTGTGTGCGAGGTATGTGATAAATCATTCTCAGAGACATCAACTCTTCGCAGACACGAACGTATTCACACGGGGGAGAAACCTtttgtgtgtgaggtgtgtgacaagTCATTCTCGCAGACCTCGACTCTCCGCGTGCACCAACGGATTCACACAGGGGAAAAGCCATTCACTTGTGAAgtatgtgacaaatcattctccgACTTGTCAACTCTTCGCAGACACCAActcattcacacaggggagaaaccattcacgtgtgatgtgtgtgacaaatcattcttgACTTCTTCACACCTTCGCAGAcaccaacctgtccacactgGTGAGAAACCATTCTTATGTGtggtgtgtgacaaatcattctcagtTTCATCGAGTCTCCTGCACCATCAGAGAGTACACACGGGGGAGAAACCTTTCACATGTGAGGTGTGCAAAAAATCATTCTCAGAATCATTGACCCTTCGCAGACATCACcgcattcacactggggagaaaccattcaggtGTGAGGTATGCAACAAATCATTCTCACGGTCATCAACTCTTCGTGTACATCAACGTATCCACACAGGAGAAAAGCCGTTCAcatgtgaggtgtgtgacaaGTCCTTCTCAGATTTATCGAGCTTCTGCGTACACCAAcgaattcacactggggagaaaccatttACATGTGAAgtatgtgacaaatcattctcaagGTCATCGCACCTCCGCAAacaccaacgcattcacacaAGGGAAAAGTCTTTTACATGCAACGTGTGTGGTAAATCATTCTCAGATTCATCAAGTCTTCTGCTCCATCAGAAGACTCATACAGGAGAGTATCCTTTCAGTTCTGAGATTGTGATGAACCTTCCCTGA